AAAACCTAATGAAATATGAAGAACCTTTCATGACCTGTCGCAATCAGCCGGAACAGGAACAAAGCCGGGAACAACTGGATGAATTATTTGATTGATACCAATATCTGTATTTACATAATGAATCAGCGTCCGCGCGAAATTATCGATAAATGCAAACAGTTTCACCCTGGTGATATTGCAGTTTCCGCGATTACGGCCTCCGAACTTCAGTATGGAGTGGCAAAAAGCAGCAGCCCCGCCAAAAATCAAGCCCGTTTGGATGAATTTTTGCTGCCGTTTGAAATCCTGCCTTATAATGGAGATGTTGCAAAAGCATACGGCACCATCCGTGCCTGCCCGGAAAAACAGGGAAAACCCATCGGTCCGCTTGATTTTCTTATCGCCGCCCACGCCCTCTCCCGGGACCTAACCCTTGTTACCAACAATGAAAAGGAATTTGCCAGAACTCAAAATCTAAGGGTAGAAAACTGGTTACGTCCGTAACTCTTCGTAAAACATCCCGCACTCACCGCACATAAAACCCTCATCCAGCCGTCCCCCGCACTCGCACACCCACCCGATCCGCCGGCATGGATTGCCCGCCACCAGTCAATATTTTCCCTTGCATATTTTCTCCAGCAAGTATACATTAAGTGTATTTGTTGGAGGAAATATGCAAAAACACCTGGTTGACATTCCAGATTCCCTGTGGCTTCAGAGCTATTTTTCAGAGTATGCCAATCCCAGGGCAAGGATAGCCCGCCTTGTTCGCCAGGGCGGACTTTACCGTCTTAAAAGGGGCTTATATATTCGCGCACAAAGCGCACGCGATGTTTTTGTTAAGGGCAAGGCGGCCAACCGCATTTACGGCCCTTCTTATGTATCTTTTGCTTATGCCCTCAGATGGTACGGTCTGATACCGGAGCACGCAACCCACCTCACTTCTGCCACCTTTAACAAGGGCCGCAAAAAAAGATATGATACGCCTGTGGGATCATTTTTTTACCAGGATGTTCCGGCCGCTGCATACCCTATCGGAATACGGCTTATGGGAGAACCACACAATCGTTTCCTCATGGCCGGCCCGGAAAAAGCGCTTTGCGATGAATTGTATCGAATATCGGCAATACGCTCCATACAGGGGATAAAGGACGTTCTTTTCGAAGATCTGCGCCTGGACCCGGATGAGTTCGCCAGGTTGGACAAAAATGTATTAAGCAATTTTTCCGCATGCTACCATGCGGTGACCTTATACACCTTTGCAAAATTTCTGGAAAGGAACCGTGATGCGTGAAGTCTGCGTCCAGTTGTTTGAAGTTCCAAACCCCGGATTCACGCCATCAGGGCGGGAGCACCTGAAGCCCTTGCTCAAAAAATTCATAAAAACGCTATTTGCAAGGTTAAGCTAGAAATTGATATTGATCCTCCGCCCGATGCAGAGTTTGAGGTCAGATATATTGACGACCCTGTGCCCTTTTCCCTGCGGGCATATTCCGGCCCTGCCCTGCTGGCCGGAAAGATAGACGCGATTTTGCACCGCGGATGGCAAAGCCGGGTCAAAGGCAGGGACTGGTATGACTTTGCCTTTCTCGTGCGCAGAAAAGTTCCGCTCCTGCTTCCCCACCTTGAGGCCAGGCTTCGGCAGCGCGGGGTTTATACTGATTCAGCCTCGCTTTCTTCTGAAGAATGTGCGGGCATGATCTTACGCCGCATTGAATCTGTAGATTTTGAAGCCGCCAGAGCCGATGTTGCCGCCTTTATACCCGATCCCCGGGATCTGGATGTCTGGTCCAGGGATTATTTCCACCATGTACTGAGCAAACTGGAGTTTCAGCATGGAGCAAACAAAAAATAAAGATCAATATTCATAAAGCCAAAACCCAGCTCTCCCGCCTGATTGCAGAGGGAAAAGAAGTCGTTATTGCGCGCTATGGCCGACCCGTTGCAAAACTGATTCCCATAAACCACATGGACCAGGATCGCCAACCAGGCACCGGAAAGGGCAAAATCAGGATGCATGAGACATTTTTTGATCCGCTGCCGGACGATCAAGGCAGCACCCCGAAGGCTTGAGCTTGAAGATCCCCTGGAAATTTTACTGCCTGCGGAACTTGAAAAAAATCAAAAATTCCCCCTGAACTTTTTCTTTGCCTGCTTTGACCAAAGGCTCAATCAAGCCGCCAGGCTGGAAGGACTTGAATCGTTTTGAAGAAAAAGTAAAAAAATGGGACGATTTTTCAGACCAGATTCGGAACCACGCCGGCAAATCTTCATAAGCGCATTATTGCCCCAGACCCGGTCTTTTACTCTGCAAAATTCCTTTTTATTCATTGACACCTTTCATAAAATACATTAAATTAACAAAAAAATTAATTTACTGTATTTTATGAAACTGAAAGAACTTTGCAATATCCAAAAACTATATTTCGGCTACGAGGAACTGGCCGGGGCGCTGGGTATTTCGTCTGCTTCTGCCAGGGTGGCCGCAAGCCGGTATGTCAGGCAGGGGCTTTTGATCCGGATAAAAAGAAACCTCTATGTCCTTCGGGAAACCTGGGAAAAAGCCGGAAGCAAGGAAAGGTTTTTAATCGCTAACATGGGGCAGGTCCCGTCATATATATCTTTACTGACAGCACTGGATTACTATGAAATAACCACCCAGGTGCAGAGAGACTTTGTTGAATCCATAGCCGTGACCCGAACAAAGGAAATCAGAATTGATCAGATGATCTTTACCTATACCCGGATAAATGAAGAATTGTATTTCGGGTTTGACAGAGAAAACGGCTTTTTCATCGCCTCTCCGGAAAAGGCGGTTCTGGACGCTTTCTACCTGATGTCTTACGGCCGCTATTCCCTGGACCTTTCCGCTGTCAACCCTGACAGGCTTGACCCCGATCAAATCGCCGCCATGAGCAAACGGTTTCCATCAAAAACCAGAAGGTTGCTAAAAAAGCATGGATATCCTGCAGCAGCATGAAATTTTTGAAATCGAGGTTTTAGACAAACTCCGCCGCCGCCGGCTCCTTGAGCCGCTGGTTTTTGGCGGCGGCACCATGCTCAGGCTCTGCCATGAACTCGGGCGCTACTCAGTAGACCTGGATTTCTGGTTCATTAAACCCGTTTCTGAAGACCGCTTTTTTTCCGAAGTACGAAAAGCGCTTGAAGAAAATTATGAAATAACCGATTCACAGGTAAAGCATTATACCCTGATATTTGAACTCAGAACCCCTTCTTATCCCCGGCGCCTGAAAATCGAAATCCGGAGGGGAGAAAGAACCTTTGATGTTCAGGAAAAAATCGCCTTCTCCAGGTTCAGCACCCGCCAGGTTGCGGTAAGGGCGCATACCCTTGAGCAAAGCATGAAAAACAAGGTCGAGGCCTTTTTGGACCGCGGAGAAATCCGGGACTGCTTTGACATTGAATTTATTCTGCGCCGCGGTGTCAATTTACCCTCCCTGGACGCCGCTTCATTGCGCAGGTTCAGGTCCCGGCTGAACCGATTCAGGGACAAGGACTTTAAAGTCACTCTCGGCTCCATCCTGGAGCCCGACATGCGTAACTATTATATTTCCCAAAGGTTTTCCTATTTAAAAGAAAAACTCAATTCCGAAAATCAAGACTCTTTGATATGAAACCTGGCAGCCGCACCGCAGATGTCACCATCATCGGCGGCGGCTACACCGGCCTGTCCACCGCCTATCACTTAAAGACGCTGCGCCCGGAACTTAATGTCTGCCTGCTGGAATCCGACAACAGATGCCCAGATGCAAAGCATCGGCTGGCAGTGTCGGGCTGGCATTGAAGATGCCCGGGAGCTGATCCACTGCTACCGGACTGCCTATCCCCTCTTCTAAAACCCCGCCGGTCACACAAGCTTAAGCAGTTTTTGCACATGGTCGGTTGACTTAAGAATTTACATGCTTTAATCTAAATATAATCTGAACTTATAACTCAAGAACGACTCATGACAAAAAATACCATTAAACACACCCCAATAGATGCCTTAATCACAGTAACAAAGCGACTTATGCGCTATGAAGACCGGTATAATATGACTTCTGAGGAGTTTTATAATCAGTATTGCAAGGGGCGGACTGATGATTCCGAGGATGTTATTGAATGGGCCAATGCTTACCAGCATTTTATCGCCTTGAGACGCGACCTGGAAGCGAAAGTAAACAAAGTTGCATGATCGTCTTTCGATTTATCTTGAAGAAATCGAAAAAGCCCTCCGGAATTTAAAAGGTGTATATATTGAGCGGTATGAGGAGGAAATCCTTACTTCGATCCGCATCAATCTTAGGATCCGGATTCGGTTTCAAAACAATGAGCTGTTGGAGTTTAACGAAGCAGTTGTTGCCGATAATGAAAACAGAGTTACACATTTGGGCTATCGCTATCACTTCCAGGATGAAAACAATCAAATGATTTTTCGGTATGATAATACACCCCATCATCCAGGCATTGAAAGTTTCCCGCATCATAAACATACACCGGATAATGTCGCGACTGTTAACCAAAAACCAACCATTCCAGAGGCAATCAAAGAGGCTTTGCAACTGGTCAATGGTTTTTAATAATCCCCCGCATTCACACACCCACCCCATCCGCCGGCATGGATTGCCCGCCACCAGCTCATGATCCGCCACATCCAGGTTGACCACGGCACCCGCCCTCACCATGGCAAACCGGCCGATGGTAACCCCGCAGACAACGATGCAGTTGGCCCACAAAGTGGCCCCTTTGCACACCCGGGTCGGCCGCACCTGGCCCGTCCGGCTGACATGCTGCTTTTTTTTGCCCGATGGTGCAGCCCTGCCCTCTTCCTACAGCCCGTTGGCTGCTATCTTCTTGACTTAACAATTATTATATTCTAATTTTAAAGAAAAATATTAAGTAAACCACACCAGGATTGAAGAGAGCTTTACGGCGCAGGAAAGCTTTTTCGACTTTCCATCTGATGCTGGTTACATAAATGATCAAGTAGGAGTATGTCATGAATAACTGGATTATTTCAGATTCCAAAATAATGATGGGCAAACCTGTTGTCAGAGGAACTCGCATTACTGTTGAATTAATTTTGGAAAAAATCGCTGCAGGAGAATCAATTGATCAGATTCTGAAGGAACATCCCAGGTTAACAAAAGAAGCGATTCAGGCAGCCTGCGCTTTTGCAGCTGATGCTTTAAGGGCCGATGTGATATATCCTGTTGAAGAGGCTACTGCGTGAATCTTTTTCTGGATGAGAATATTGACAGGCAGATTGTTGATCGCCTGAGGGGTGACGGACATACTGTGTGGTATGTGGCTGAAACGTCTCCCTCCATATCGGATGATGAGGTACTAAGTTCTGCTAACAGCAAAAAAGCTGCTTTAATCACTTCAGATAAAGATTTTGGAGAATTAATTTTTCGTCAGCGACTGGTTTCACACGGGGTTATTCTAATCAGATTATCCGGCTTGAGTTTGGAATCCAAAGCCAATATCGTTTCCCATGCTGTTGCTATGTATGCGGCCGAAATGCTTGGGTGTTTTACGGTAATTTCGAAAAGGCAAATTCGGATCAGGAAAATTTTTCCCAGTGGATTAGATTCTGATGAAGTTGTCTTTGCGGACTGATGATTCCGAGGATGTTATTGAATGGGTCAATGCTTGCCAGCATTTTATCTCCTTGGCACTTAATCTGAAAGGGCTTTTCTGCCAGGCGGATAAAAAATTAAGTTGATAAATTGATAAGCAGCCATTTTTTAAAAGGAGCGTATAATTTTAAACCCCAAGGAGAAATTCCAATGCAAATAAATGACTCTGATTCCGGGAAAATCGGTTTTCCGTATGATGCTGAGTATATAACAGACCAGAAAGGTCATATAAAGAGCGTTATTCTCGATTATACCACTTATAAAA
The DNA window shown above is from Desulfobacterales bacterium and carries:
- a CDS encoding nucleotidyl transferase AbiEii/AbiGii toxin family protein, encoding MDILQQHEIFEIEVLDKLRRRRLLEPLVFGGGTMLRLCHELGRYSVDLDFWFIKPVSEDRFFSEVRKALEENYEITDSQVKHYTLIFELRTPSYPRRLKIEIRRGERTFDVQEKIAFSRFSTRQVAVRAHTLEQSMKNKVEAFLDRGEIRDCFDIEFILRRGVNLPSLDAASLRRFRSRLNRFRDKDFKVTLGSILEPDMRNYYISQRFSYLKEKLNSENQDSLI
- a CDS encoding DUF5615 family PIN-like protein — its product is MNLFLDENIDRQIVDRLRGDGHTVWYVAETSPSISDDEVLSSANSKKAALITSDKDFGELIFRQRLVSHGVILIRLSGLSLESKANIVSHAVAMYAAEMLGCFTVISKRQIRIRKIFPSGLDSDEVVFAD
- a CDS encoding FAD-dependent oxidoreductase, which codes for MKPGSRTADVTIIGGGYTGLSTAYHLKTLRPELNVCLLESDNRCPDAKHRLAVSGWH
- a CDS encoding DUF433 domain-containing protein; translated protein: MNNWIISDSKIMMGKPVVRGTRITVELILEKIAAGESIDQILKEHPRLTKEAIQAACAFAADALRADVIYPVEEATA
- a CDS encoding type II toxin-antitoxin system VapC family toxin; the protein is MNYLIDTNICIYIMNQRPREIIDKCKQFHPGDIAVSAITASELQYGVAKSSSPAKNQARLDEFLLPFEILPYNGDVAKAYGTIRACPEKQGKPIGPLDFLIAAHALSRDLTLVTNNEKEFARTQNLRVENWLRP
- a CDS encoding nucleotidyl transferase AbiEii/AbiGii toxin family protein is translated as MCKVKLEIDIDPPPDAEFEVRYIDDPVPFSLRAYSGPALLAGKIDAILHRGWQSRVKGRDWYDFAFLVRRKVPLLLPHLEARLRQRGVYTDSASLSSEECAGMILRRIESVDFEAARADVAAFIPDPRDLDVWSRDYFHHVLSKLEFQHGANKK